A part of Myxococcus landrumus genomic DNA contains:
- a CDS encoding HAD family hydrolase, with product MSAPLPSWNDGAARQALLDFVGAVTTEGAPTYVSPEDRVAVFDNDGTLWSEQPMYVQALFAVDRVRALAPSHPEWRGRQPFKALIEGDEEALRTLTEHDAAALLAATHAGMTTGEFSHTVKEWLAKARHPRFQRPFTHCVYQPMLELLDYLRGNGFDLHIVSGGGIDFLRTFCEETYGIPSSHVIGSSGKTRLEWREGQPVLVKLPSLTSLDDGEGKPINIHLHIGRRPVLAFGNSDGDLQMLQYTGALDGPRLRLLLHHDDDAREYAYDREAKAGRLDHALEVAGQEGWTVVSMRSDWNRVFP from the coding sequence ATGAGCGCTCCCCTTCCCTCCTGGAATGACGGCGCCGCGCGCCAGGCGTTGCTGGACTTCGTCGGCGCCGTCACCACCGAAGGTGCTCCCACCTACGTTTCACCCGAGGACCGCGTGGCGGTCTTCGACAACGACGGGACGCTCTGGTCCGAGCAACCCATGTACGTCCAGGCGCTCTTCGCCGTGGACCGCGTGCGCGCGCTGGCGCCGTCCCACCCCGAGTGGCGCGGAAGACAGCCCTTCAAGGCGCTCATCGAGGGCGATGAAGAGGCCCTCCGCACGCTCACCGAACATGACGCCGCGGCGCTCCTCGCGGCCACGCATGCGGGGATGACCACGGGCGAATTCTCCCACACCGTCAAGGAGTGGCTCGCGAAAGCCAGACACCCGCGCTTCCAGCGGCCGTTCACCCACTGCGTCTACCAGCCCATGCTGGAGCTGCTGGACTACCTGCGGGGGAATGGGTTCGACCTGCACATCGTCTCGGGCGGTGGCATCGACTTCCTGCGGACCTTCTGCGAGGAGACCTACGGCATCCCCTCCTCGCATGTGATTGGCAGCAGCGGGAAGACGCGCCTCGAGTGGCGCGAGGGACAACCGGTGCTCGTCAAGCTGCCCAGCCTCACCAGCCTCGATGACGGCGAGGGCAAGCCCATCAACATCCACCTGCACATCGGCAGACGACCGGTGCTCGCGTTCGGCAACTCGGACGGGGACCTCCAGATGTTGCAATACACCGGCGCACTGGACGGGCCCCGGCTGCGCCTGCTCCTGCACCATGACGATGATGCGCGCGAGTATGCCTATGACCGAGAGGCCAAGGCGGGCCGCCTGGACCACGCGCTCGAGGTCGCCGGCCAGGAGGGCTGGACGGTGGTGAGCATGCGCTCGGACTGGAACCGCGTGTTTCCGTGA